A region from the Leguminivora glycinivorella isolate SPB_JAAS2020 chromosome 3, LegGlyc_1.1, whole genome shotgun sequence genome encodes:
- the LOC125224934 gene encoding trypsin-3-like — protein sequence MNFIFILAIFVQVSGKPSKDPGRGDLRVYKGRNDTKNEFPFAVSLQKKNPPVRFCTGSLIAENWVLTAAHCVCQEGWSPNDIVIRYGEYTKPANETTKYSNVIKIFVHPSALAIIKRHDIALILTEKIPSQNFAKLLAIDYGTFVGLPVKYAGFGLITKQVFVKDNKLIRKLTSLQIGEGIVTPCTSIYTGLLCIAPMCSNKRQQARPGDSGGPLVYDGRVIGVAKSISLDDSITRYTPVSPYLQWIQNVHGGNTISDYHNDCSFD from the coding sequence atgAACTTTATATTTATTCTGGCAATATTTGTACAGGTATCTGGTAAACCGAGCAAGGATCCTGGCCGTGGAGATTTAAGGGTGTATAAAGGAAGGAACGACACGAAGAACGAATTTCCGTTCGCTGTGTCTCTGCAAAAGAAGAACCCTCcagtcagattttgtactggtAGCCTCATAGCGGAAAACTGGGTCCTGACAGCAGCCCACTGCGTCTGCCAGGAAGGCTGGTCACCGAATGATATAGTCATCAGATATGGTGAATACACGAAGCCGGCAAACGAAACCACGAAGTACTCAAACGTGATCAAAATATTCGTCCACCCTTCCGCCCTCGCCATTATTAAGCGACATGATATAGCGCTAATATTAACTGAAAAAATACCCAGTCAAAATTTTGCGAAACTGCTTGCGATCGATTATGGAACCTTTGTCGGACTGCCTGTTAAATACGCTGGTTTTGGACTTATAACCAAGCAGGTATTTGTTAAGGATAACAAATTAATAAGAAAATTAACTTCTCTTCAAATTGGCGAAGGTATTGTAACTCCTTGTACGAGTATATATACCGGCTTGCTCTGTATAGCGCCAATGTGCTCGAACAAAAGACAGCAAGCCCGCCCGGGGGACTCTGGAGGGCCGCTGGTGTATGACGGCCGAGTCATTGGAGTAGCTAAAAGCATTTCATTGGATGATTCCATTACACGATATACCCCTGTAAGCCCATATTTACAATGGATTCAAAACGTTCATGGAGGCAACACAATAAGTGATTATCATAACGACTGTTCATTTGACTAA